In Streptomyces violaceusniger Tu 4113, one DNA window encodes the following:
- a CDS encoding glycine--tRNA ligase, whose product MAADKIDTIVSLSKRRGFVYPCSEIYGGQRAAWDYGPLGVELKENIKRQWWRSMVTSRDDVVGLDSSVILAREVWEASGHVATFTDPLTECTSCHKRFRADHLEEAYEAKHGRLPENGLADVNCPHCGNKGSFTEPKQFSGLLATHLGPTQDSGSIAYLRPETAQGIFTNFLAVQQTSRRKPPFGIAQVGKSFRNEITPGNFIFRTREFEQMEMEFFVKPGEDETWHEYWMEQRWNWYRDLGLQEANIRWYEHPKEKLSHYSKRTADIEYRFSFGGSEWGELEGLANRTDFDLKAHSAASGQDLSYFDQEAGERWTPYVIEPAAGVGRAMLAFMLDAYVEDEAPNAKGKMEKRTVMRLDPRLAPVKVAVLPLSRNPQLSPKAKGLAADLRKHWNIEFDDAGAIGRRYRRQDEIGTPFCVTVDFDTLDDNAVTVRERDTMKQERVSLDQIQSYLGGRLIGC is encoded by the coding sequence GTGGCCGCCGACAAGATCGACACCATCGTCAGCCTCAGCAAGCGCCGTGGCTTCGTCTACCCGTGCAGCGAGATCTACGGCGGCCAGCGAGCCGCCTGGGACTACGGACCGCTCGGTGTGGAGCTGAAGGAGAACATCAAGCGGCAGTGGTGGCGTTCGATGGTCACCTCTCGTGACGACGTCGTCGGACTCGACTCGTCCGTGATCCTGGCCCGTGAGGTGTGGGAGGCGTCCGGCCACGTCGCCACCTTCACGGACCCGCTCACCGAGTGCACCTCCTGTCACAAGCGGTTCCGCGCGGACCACCTGGAGGAGGCGTACGAGGCCAAGCACGGCCGGCTCCCCGAGAACGGCCTGGCCGACGTCAACTGCCCGCACTGCGGCAACAAGGGCAGCTTCACCGAGCCCAAGCAGTTCTCCGGGCTGCTCGCCACCCACCTCGGCCCGACCCAGGACTCCGGCTCGATCGCGTATCTGCGCCCCGAGACCGCCCAGGGCATCTTCACCAACTTCCTCGCCGTCCAGCAGACCTCGCGCCGGAAGCCGCCGTTCGGTATCGCGCAGGTCGGCAAGTCGTTCCGCAACGAGATCACGCCGGGAAACTTCATCTTCCGCACGCGTGAATTCGAGCAGATGGAGATGGAGTTCTTCGTCAAGCCGGGCGAGGACGAGACGTGGCACGAGTACTGGATGGAGCAGCGCTGGAACTGGTACCGGGACCTCGGTCTCCAGGAGGCGAACATCCGGTGGTACGAGCACCCGAAGGAGAAGCTCTCCCACTACTCCAAGCGCACCGCTGACATCGAGTACCGCTTCAGCTTCGGCGGCTCGGAGTGGGGCGAGCTGGAGGGCCTGGCCAACCGCACCGACTTCGACCTGAAGGCGCATTCGGCGGCGTCCGGCCAGGACCTGTCGTACTTCGACCAGGAGGCCGGCGAGCGCTGGACCCCCTACGTCATCGAGCCGGCGGCGGGCGTGGGCCGCGCGATGCTGGCCTTCATGCTCGACGCGTACGTCGAGGACGAGGCGCCCAACGCCAAGGGCAAGATGGAGAAGCGCACCGTGATGCGGCTCGACCCGCGCCTGGCGCCGGTCAAGGTCGCGGTGCTGCCCCTGTCCCGCAACCCGCAGCTCTCGCCGAAGGCCAAGGGGCTCGCGGCGGACCTGCGCAAGCACTGGAACATCGAGTTCGACGACGCGGGCGCGATCGGCCGCCGCTACCGTCGCCAGGACGAGATCGGCACGCCCTTCTGCGTCACCGTGGACTTCGACACCCTCGACGACAACGCCGTGACCGTGCGTGAGCGCGACACGATGAAGCAGGAGCGGGTCTCCCTCGACCAGATCCAGTCCTACCTGGGCGGCCGTCTGATCGGCTGCTGA
- a CDS encoding Fur family transcriptional regulator, with the protein MVTAGPPVRGRSTRQRAAVAAALDEVDEFRSAQELHDMLKHRGDSVGLTTVYRTLQSLADAGEVDVLRTTEGEAVYRRCNSEEHHHHLVCRACGKAVEVEGPAVEKWADAIAAEHGFVDVAHTIEIFGTCGDCAAAKAAQG; encoded by the coding sequence GTGGTAACCGCGGGTCCCCCAGTACGCGGCCGGTCCACCAGGCAGCGCGCCGCGGTGGCGGCAGCACTGGACGAGGTGGACGAGTTCCGCAGTGCGCAGGAGCTCCACGACATGCTCAAGCACCGGGGCGACTCGGTGGGCCTGACCACCGTCTACCGCACCCTCCAGTCCCTGGCCGACGCCGGCGAGGTCGACGTCCTCCGCACTACGGAGGGCGAGGCGGTCTACCGCCGCTGCAACAGCGAGGAGCACCACCACCACCTGGTCTGCCGCGCCTGCGGCAAGGCGGTGGAGGTGGAGGGCCCCGCCGTCGAAAAGTGGGCCGACGCGATCGCCGCCGAGCACGGCTTCGTGGACGTGGCCCACACGATCGAGATCTTCGGCACCTGCGGCGACTGCGCGGCGGCGAAGGCCGCGCAGGGTTGA
- a CDS encoding metal ABC transporter permease, translating into MLEILDYAFMQRALLAAVLVGITAPAVGIYLVQRRQAIMGDGIGHVALTGVALGFLTGANPVWTAVAVSALGAIAMELIRWYGKTRGDLALAMLFYGGMAGGVLLINLSPTGSNANLTTYLFGSITTVSPEDVVAISLLAAFVVVITLGLRRQLFAVCQDEEFARVTGLPVRTLNLLLAITAAVTVTVAMRVVGLLLVSALMVVPVAAAQQATRGFAMTLALAITIGVVVTLSGTVFSFYKNVPPGASIVVLAIGVFAVITALAAPLAKRRAQRVAEAEERCTVRDDVLV; encoded by the coding sequence ATGCTCGAGATCCTCGACTACGCCTTCATGCAGCGGGCCCTGCTCGCCGCCGTCCTGGTGGGCATCACCGCGCCCGCCGTCGGCATCTACCTCGTCCAGCGCCGCCAGGCGATCATGGGCGACGGGATCGGCCATGTCGCCCTTACCGGCGTCGCCCTCGGCTTCCTGACCGGCGCCAACCCCGTGTGGACCGCCGTCGCCGTCTCCGCCCTCGGCGCGATCGCCATGGAGCTGATCCGCTGGTATGGCAAGACCCGTGGCGATCTCGCGCTCGCGATGCTCTTCTACGGCGGGATGGCGGGCGGTGTGCTGCTGATCAACCTCTCGCCGACCGGCTCCAACGCCAACCTCACCACCTATCTCTTCGGCTCGATCACCACGGTCTCCCCCGAGGACGTCGTCGCGATCTCCCTCCTCGCCGCCTTCGTCGTAGTGATCACTCTGGGGCTGCGCCGCCAGTTGTTCGCGGTGTGCCAGGACGAGGAGTTCGCCCGGGTGACCGGCCTCCCGGTGCGCACGCTCAACCTGCTGCTGGCCATCACCGCGGCCGTCACGGTCACCGTCGCCATGCGCGTCGTGGGCCTGCTCCTGGTCAGCGCCCTGATGGTGGTCCCGGTCGCCGCCGCCCAGCAGGCCACCCGGGGCTTCGCGATGACGCTCGCGCTGGCGATCACCATCGGCGTCGTGGTGACCCTGTCCGGCACGGTCTTCTCCTTCTACAAGAACGTCCCGCCCGGCGCGAGCATCGTCGTCCTCGCCATCGGCGTCTTCGCCGTGATCACGGCCCTGGCCGCGCCCCTGGCGAAAAGACGCGCTCAACGGGTGGCCGAGGCCGAGGAACGGTGCACGGTGAGGGACGATGTACTCGTATAG
- a CDS encoding Cmx/CmrA family chloramphenicol efflux MFS transporter, with protein sequence MPVFLYVLALAVFAQGTSEFMLSGLVPGIARDLSVSVGAAASLTSAYAIGMIVGAPVMAALSARWPRRRALAGFLAAFVVVHVIGAVTTDFAVLFGTRIVAAIVNAGFLAVAMSVATALVPASQHARATAVLLSGVTLSCVAGVPAGALLGEWSGWRSAFWAVAALCLPALTLVFRQAPADAAGREEVSIRREARVVASRPVQWAMVLAAVVNGATFATFAYLAVIATDITHLPDAAVPALLAAFGVGAFVGVTTAGRRANGGFGRGLLLAVCALPVGWAVLAATSPYAAPLFIVTVLQGGLSFGIGSTLVTRVMRTASQAPSLGGSFATVALNAGAFLGPLVAGLVTETTGDYRGAVWVSAALAATAVGAVAASRAWGARVGVEEAGY encoded by the coding sequence TTGCCTGTTTTCCTTTACGTCCTCGCGCTCGCCGTCTTCGCGCAAGGAACATCCGAGTTCATGCTGTCCGGTCTCGTACCGGGCATCGCCCGCGACCTCTCCGTGTCGGTGGGAGCCGCGGCGAGTCTGACGTCCGCGTACGCGATCGGAATGATCGTCGGCGCACCGGTGATGGCCGCGCTGAGCGCGCGATGGCCGCGGCGGAGGGCGCTGGCGGGGTTCTTGGCGGCGTTCGTCGTCGTGCATGTGATCGGCGCGGTGACGACGGACTTCGCCGTGCTCTTCGGTACTCGTATCGTCGCCGCGATCGTCAATGCCGGTTTCCTGGCGGTCGCGATGTCCGTCGCGACGGCTCTCGTCCCGGCGTCGCAGCACGCCAGGGCCACCGCCGTTCTGCTGTCCGGGGTCACGCTGTCGTGCGTCGCGGGTGTCCCCGCGGGGGCGTTGCTCGGGGAGTGGTCCGGCTGGCGCTCCGCGTTCTGGGCCGTGGCCGCCCTGTGCCTGCCCGCGCTGACTCTGGTCTTCCGCCAGGCGCCCGCCGACGCGGCCGGTCGGGAGGAAGTCTCGATCAGGCGGGAAGCGCGTGTGGTGGCGTCGCGCCCGGTGCAGTGGGCCATGGTCCTGGCGGCCGTGGTCAACGGGGCGACGTTCGCGACCTTCGCCTACCTGGCCGTCATCGCCACGGACATCACCCACCTCCCCGACGCCGCCGTCCCCGCTCTTCTCGCCGCGTTCGGGGTGGGCGCCTTCGTGGGGGTGACCACGGCCGGCCGTAGGGCCAACGGCGGGTTCGGGAGGGGCCTGCTCCTGGCCGTGTGTGCCCTGCCGGTCGGCTGGGCGGTACTGGCCGCGACCAGCCCCTACGCGGCCCCGCTCTTCATCGTGACCGTCCTGCAAGGCGGCCTGTCGTTCGGCATCGGCTCGACCCTCGTCACCCGCGTCATGCGTACGGCCTCCCAGGCTCCCTCGCTGGGCGGCTCGTTCGCCACGGTCGCCCTGAACGCGGGTGCCTTCTTGGGCCCGTTGGTCGCGGGCCTCGTGACGGAGACGACGGGCGACTACCGGGGCGCGGTGTGGGTCAGCGCCGCGCTGGCCGCGACGGCGGTGGGTGCTGTCGCCGCTTCCCGGGCATGGGGTGCCCGCGTGGGGGTCGAGGAAGCCGGGTACTGA
- a CDS encoding metal ABC transporter ATP-binding protein, whose translation METEEPDIAPTAPPHPGPATDAPTHPAPATHPAPTVDPAADPISLRGATATLGGRPVLRGIDLTVRRGEVVALLGANGSGKSTAVRSIVGQVPLSGGELALFGTPRRRFRDWARIGYVPQRTTAASGVPATVREVVSAGRLARRRFGPPRKADRAAVQRALELVGMADRARDPVSALSGGQHQRVLIARALAGEPELLIMDEPMAGVDLASQEILAGTLREQVATGATVLLVLHELGPLEPLIDRAVVLRDGCVVHDGPPPKAVGQHALPGHDHVHPHAASDAEPIRTGLLT comes from the coding sequence ATGGAAACCGAGGAGCCGGACATAGCCCCGACCGCGCCCCCGCATCCGGGACCGGCCACGGACGCACCCACGCATCCGGCACCGGCCACTCATCCGGCCCCGACCGTGGACCCGGCCGCCGACCCCATATCCCTGCGCGGCGCCACCGCCACCCTCGGTGGCCGCCCCGTGCTGCGCGGCATCGATCTGACCGTCCGCCGCGGCGAGGTCGTGGCGCTGCTCGGCGCCAACGGCTCGGGCAAGTCCACCGCCGTACGGTCCATCGTCGGCCAGGTGCCGCTCAGCGGCGGTGAGCTGGCCCTCTTCGGCACCCCCCGCCGCCGTTTCCGCGACTGGGCCCGGATCGGTTACGTACCGCAGCGCACCACCGCCGCCAGCGGCGTCCCCGCCACCGTGCGCGAGGTCGTCTCGGCGGGCCGGCTGGCCCGCCGCCGGTTCGGCCCGCCGCGCAAGGCGGACCGGGCGGCCGTTCAGCGGGCCCTGGAGCTCGTCGGCATGGCCGACCGCGCCCGGGACCCGGTGAGCGCCCTCTCCGGCGGTCAGCACCAGCGCGTGCTGATCGCCCGCGCGCTCGCGGGCGAACCGGAACTGCTGATCATGGACGAGCCGATGGCCGGGGTCGACCTCGCCAGCCAGGAGATCCTTGCGGGCACCCTCCGCGAGCAGGTCGCCACCGGTGCCACGGTCCTCCTCGTCCTCCATGAGCTCGGCCCGCTGGAGCCGCTGATCGACCGCGCGGTGGTGCTCCGCGACGGCTGCGTGGTCCACGACGGACCGCCGCCCAAGGCCGTGGGCCAGCACGCGCTGCCCGGCCACGATCACGTCCATCCCCATGCGGCGTCCGACGCCGAACCGATCCGGACAGGGTTGCTGACCTGA
- a CDS encoding dihydrofolate reductase family protein — protein sequence MRKLVYYVAVTLDGRIAGPGGEYDFFPAGDEQQSAAYSAWTNTLFPETVPTAHRAMVGLTDAPNRHFDTVIMGLGSYRPALDAGIGSPYAHLRQYVVSSTLKPDIDPAVTVVPGDPLALVRELKREEDTGLNVWLCGGGKLAGALLPEVDELVIKNYPVVAGAGIPAFDGAFDPTVFDVAERTAFPGGVTLTHFTRH from the coding sequence ATGCGAAAGCTCGTGTACTACGTCGCCGTCACGCTCGATGGCCGCATCGCGGGCCCCGGCGGCGAGTACGACTTCTTCCCCGCCGGTGACGAACAGCAGTCCGCCGCCTACTCGGCCTGGACCAACACGCTGTTTCCCGAGACGGTCCCGACCGCCCACCGCGCCATGGTCGGCCTGACCGACGCGCCCAACCGCCACTTCGACACCGTCATCATGGGCCTCGGCTCCTACCGCCCCGCCCTGGACGCGGGCATCGGCAGCCCGTACGCGCATCTGCGCCAGTACGTGGTGTCCAGCACCCTCAAGCCCGACATCGACCCGGCCGTCACCGTCGTCCCGGGCGACCCACTCGCCCTCGTACGCGAGCTCAAGCGGGAAGAAGACACGGGACTGAACGTGTGGCTCTGCGGCGGTGGCAAGCTGGCGGGTGCCCTCCTGCCCGAGGTCGACGAACTGGTGATCAAGAACTACCCGGTCGTCGCCGGAGCCGGAATCCCGGCCTTCGACGGCGCCTTCGATCCCACCGTCTTCGACGTCGCCGAACGCACCGCCTTCCCCGGCGGCGTCACCCTCACCCACTTCACCCGCCACTGA
- a CDS encoding DUF6531 domain-containing protein produces MKLGMWWPDANSGTLRHAADAWRTFADSVDDVRVATDKAATTLIHHNKGEAIDAFETFWGRYAKGKDEGWLSNLAKSARNMAKFLEKFADKVDDAIDTLKAQIAIDAAALVGGLLLTPFTGGASDEVAAEVIAMASGLGIAVEEAVATLAAEIFTGAVFTSVLSVTIDAAVAQPVKIALGQQKGFSLDEVNQAAKDGMIDGGIFGAGLGVLKPGVMPKLTGVPDLLRPPKVPSLRPNLVEEGPAARPAKKCPCTGEPIDIATGAMLMEHTDLMLPGSLPLVFERTHVSSYRGGVWFGPTWTSLLDERIQLDPEGVVFAAADGMRLVYPVPEPGLPTLPVKGARWPLEWDGKPDGVMTVTDPEAGVVRTFVRPAATEEPGAVYLALESLQDRNGARIEIERALSGVPLAVRHSGGYYLAVDTEGQRVTALRLLDEPPSVYAPGQSREGGTVVMRYGYDEAGNLTGVTNSSGEPLRFTYDAQGRVTSWTDRNGTSFRYVYGPDGKVVRTEGSDGVYNGGLEYDDAARTTVYTDSLGHRTTYRYNADGQLIEETDPLGHTTLTEWDARGDRKVAVTDPLGRTTRYGYDEDGNLTGVTLPDGARAEATYNALCLPLEVTEPGGGSWRHTYDDTGNLTATTDPTGSTTTYAYTERGHLAEVTDALGNTTRLIPDRAGLPIAVTDPLGHTTSVRRDIFGRVVEATDPLGHTTRMGWTTEGKPAWREEPDGSRESWTWDGEGNLLTHTDPAGHTTHQTSTHFDVPATRTEPDGAAYAFAYDTELRLTEVTNPQGLTWTYTYDPAGRLTTETDFNGRTLTYTHDAAGDLLTRTNGAGETLYLTRDALGRTTEQRDEAGARTTYAYDAQSALAQASNPDVELTLERDALGRVLSETVNGRTTRYLYDAVGRRTERTTPSGLTSAWTYDEAGRPTALRTGTAGTLTFVYDAAGRETERRVGEAVRLTQTWDTADRLTTQTIGEGRASEANRILQHRSYAYRADGYLTEIRELTSGTRRFDLDPVGRVTGVHAHGWTETYAYDSAGNLTHASAPAHASPGDREFSGTIVHRAGRTTYEHDTQGRLTRRTRKLLNGQTRTWAYTWNAEDRLTDAMTPDGDHWHYIYDPLGRRISKQRLADDGTIAESIDFTWEDTRLAEQSTPEGVHTTWDYAPGTHRPLAQTDHTPLIRKPGASLIEKFTGAEDETPPGFHAIITDLVGTPTELVTPDGDLSWQYRTTLWGTHFPSRASTSKVDCPLRFPGQYADPETGLHYNYFRHYDPETARYVTPDPLGLEPAPNHHAYVTNPHRFIDPVGREACETAKNIAQHSRDRAKDQGGLDHYVKDVKPNDLDDYVDKVINQDVPGIEVRYLSRERIAYWDPDKGAVVVEQGDGGTVFTPKEGKTYFEDLE; encoded by the coding sequence ATGAAGCTCGGCATGTGGTGGCCGGATGCCAACTCCGGCACTCTGCGCCACGCGGCCGACGCCTGGCGGACGTTCGCCGACAGTGTGGACGATGTGCGGGTCGCGACCGACAAGGCGGCCACGACGCTCATCCATCACAACAAGGGTGAGGCGATCGATGCCTTTGAGACGTTCTGGGGGCGTTACGCCAAGGGGAAGGACGAGGGCTGGCTGAGCAACCTCGCCAAGTCCGCCCGGAACATGGCGAAGTTCCTGGAGAAGTTCGCCGACAAGGTCGATGACGCCATCGACACGCTGAAGGCGCAGATCGCGATCGACGCGGCTGCGCTGGTCGGTGGTCTCCTGCTGACGCCGTTCACCGGGGGTGCCTCGGACGAGGTGGCCGCGGAGGTCATCGCGATGGCCAGCGGGCTGGGCATCGCGGTGGAGGAGGCCGTGGCGACGCTGGCGGCGGAGATCTTCACTGGTGCGGTCTTCACGAGCGTGCTGTCGGTGACGATCGACGCGGCGGTGGCGCAGCCGGTGAAGATCGCGCTGGGGCAGCAGAAGGGTTTCAGCCTGGATGAGGTCAACCAGGCCGCCAAGGACGGCATGATCGACGGTGGGATCTTCGGCGCCGGGCTGGGTGTGCTCAAGCCCGGTGTGATGCCGAAGCTCACTGGTGTCCCGGACTTGCTCAGGCCGCCGAAGGTGCCCTCGCTGCGGCCGAATCTCGTCGAGGAGGGCCCGGCTGCCCGCCCGGCCAAGAAGTGCCCGTGCACGGGTGAGCCGATCGACATCGCGACGGGTGCGATGTTGATGGAGCACACCGACCTGATGCTGCCCGGTTCGCTGCCGCTGGTTTTCGAGCGCACCCATGTGTCCTCGTACCGGGGCGGGGTGTGGTTCGGCCCGACCTGGACCAGCCTGCTGGACGAGCGGATCCAACTGGACCCGGAGGGCGTGGTGTTCGCCGCCGCGGACGGGATGCGGCTGGTGTATCCGGTGCCGGAGCCGGGGTTGCCGACGCTGCCGGTGAAGGGTGCGCGGTGGCCGCTGGAGTGGGACGGCAAGCCGGACGGTGTCATGACGGTGACCGACCCGGAGGCGGGTGTGGTGCGGACGTTCGTCCGTCCCGCCGCCACGGAGGAGCCGGGCGCGGTCTACCTGGCCCTGGAGAGCCTCCAGGACCGCAACGGTGCCCGCATTGAGATCGAACGGGCCCTGAGCGGCGTCCCGTTGGCCGTCCGCCACTCCGGGGGCTACTACCTGGCCGTCGACACCGAGGGCCAGCGGGTCACCGCGCTCCGGCTCCTCGACGAACCGCCGTCGGTCTATGCCCCCGGGCAGAGCCGCGAGGGCGGCACGGTGGTGATGCGCTACGGCTACGACGAAGCGGGCAACCTTACGGGGGTCACCAACTCCAGCGGCGAGCCGCTGCGCTTCACCTACGACGCCCAGGGGCGGGTGACGTCCTGGACGGACCGCAACGGCACGTCGTTCCGGTATGTGTACGGGCCGGACGGGAAGGTGGTGCGCACCGAGGGCAGCGACGGCGTCTACAACGGCGGCCTGGAGTATGACGACGCGGCGCGGACGACGGTCTACACGGACTCGCTCGGCCACCGCACGACGTATCGCTATAACGCCGACGGTCAGTTGATCGAGGAGACCGATCCGCTGGGCCACACCACGCTGACGGAGTGGGACGCGCGCGGCGACCGTAAGGTCGCGGTGACGGATCCCCTGGGGCGTACGACGCGCTACGGGTACGACGAGGACGGCAACCTGACGGGCGTCACCCTCCCGGACGGGGCGCGAGCGGAGGCCACGTACAACGCGCTGTGCCTGCCGCTGGAGGTAACGGAGCCGGGCGGCGGGAGTTGGCGCCACACGTACGACGACACGGGGAACCTGACCGCCACCACGGACCCGACGGGGTCGACCACGACCTACGCCTACACCGAGCGGGGCCACCTGGCCGAGGTGACGGACGCGCTGGGCAACACCACGCGTCTGATCCCGGACAGGGCCGGACTCCCCATCGCCGTGACGGACCCACTGGGCCACACCACGAGCGTCCGCCGGGACATCTTCGGCCGGGTGGTCGAGGCGACGGATCCGCTGGGCCACACCACCCGTATGGGCTGGACGACCGAGGGCAAACCGGCGTGGCGCGAGGAGCCGGACGGGTCCCGGGAGAGCTGGACCTGGGACGGCGAGGGCAACCTCCTCACCCACACGGACCCGGCGGGACACACCACCCACCAGACCTCCACCCACTTCGACGTCCCCGCCACCCGCACGGAGCCGGACGGCGCGGCGTACGCCTTCGCGTACGACACCGAGCTGCGCCTGACCGAGGTCACCAACCCCCAGGGCCTGACGTGGACCTACACCTACGACCCGGCGGGCCGCCTCACCACCGAGACCGACTTCAACGGCCGCACCCTCACCTACACCCACGATGCGGCCGGCGACCTGCTGACCCGCACCAACGGCGCGGGCGAGACCCTGTACCTCACCCGGGACGCGCTGGGCCGCACGACGGAACAACGCGACGAGGCGGGCGCACGGACGACGTATGCCTACGACGCGCAGAGTGCCCTGGCCCAAGCGAGCAATCCGGACGTTGAACTGACCCTCGAACGGGACGCCTTGGGCCGCGTCCTGTCAGAAACGGTCAACGGCCGCACGACGAGGTACTTGTATGACGCGGTGGGGCGCCGCACCGAACGCACGACTCCGTCCGGCCTGACGAGCGCCTGGACCTACGACGAGGCGGGCCGCCCCACCGCACTGCGGACCGGTACGGCCGGCACTCTGACCTTCGTGTACGACGCGGCGGGCCGGGAGACAGAACGCCGCGTGGGCGAGGCGGTGAGACTGACCCAGACGTGGGATACGGCAGACCGCCTCACGACGCAAACGATCGGCGAGGGCCGCGCCAGCGAAGCGAACCGGATCCTCCAGCACCGTTCGTACGCCTACCGTGCGGACGGCTACCTGACCGAGATCCGCGAACTCACCTCCGGCACCCGCCGCTTCGACCTGGACCCGGTAGGCCGTGTGACGGGGGTCCACGCCCACGGCTGGACCGAAACCTACGCCTACGACTCGGCGGGCAACCTCACCCACGCCTCCGCCCCCGCACACGCGTCACCCGGCGACCGGGAGTTCTCGGGGACGATCGTCCACCGAGCGGGCCGCACCACCTACGAACACGACACCCAGGGCCGCCTGACCCGCCGCACCCGCAAACTCCTCAACGGCCAGACCCGCACCTGGGCCTACACCTGGAACGCCGAAGACCGCCTGACCGACGCGATGACCCCGGACGGCGACCACTGGCATTACATATACGACCCCCTCGGCCGCCGCATATCGAAACAGCGCCTGGCGGATGACGGCACGATCGCCGAATCGATCGACTTCACGTGGGAAGACACCCGCCTGGCCGAGCAATCCACTCCCGAGGGCGTACACACCACCTGGGACTACGCCCCAGGCACCCACCGTCCCCTCGCCCAAACCGACCACACCCCGCTGATCCGGAAGCCCGGCGCATCCCTCATCGAGAAGTTCACGGGCGCCGAGGACGAGACGCCACCCGGCTTCCATGCCATCATCACCGACCTGGTCGGCACGCCAACAGAACTGGTCACCCCTGACGGAGACCTGTCCTGGCAGTACCGCACCACCCTCTGGGGAACCCACTTCCCCTCCCGAGCGAGCACCTCAAAGGTCGACTGCCCCCTCCGCTTCCCCGGCCAATACGCCGACCCCGAAACGGGCCTGCACTACAACTACTTCCGCCACTACGACCCGGAAACGGCCCGCTACGTCACCCCGGACCCCCTGGGCCTCGAGCCTGCTCCCAATCACCACGCGTACGTCACGAATCCCCACAGATTCATCGACCCTGTGGGCCGGGAGGCATGCGAGACAGCAAAAAATATCGCACAACACTCCCGTGACCGAGCGAAGGATCAGGGTGGTCTCGATCATTATGTTAAAGATGTCAAGCCCAACGATCTGGATGATTATGTGGATAAGGTGATCAACCAGGATGTGCCGGGTATTGAAGTTCGTTACCTCTCCAGGGAGAGGATAGCCTACTGGGATCCGGACAAGGGCGCGGTGGTGGTTGAGCAAGGAGATGGGGGAACGGTATTTACGCCGAAGGAAGGGAAAACCTATTTCGAAGATCTCGAGTAG
- a CDS encoding metal ABC transporter substrate-binding protein, with the protein MNIRRLRPTTALVGAAALGLTTLTACSSDVGDGRTDGKLDVVASFYPLQFLAQRIGGNAIHVSSLTKPGVEPHDLEISPRQTADLSKAGLVVYLKGLQPSVDRAIGQAEPKHVADAASYTTLEDHGTEVEGDHGGADAGGHGGEGGHGGEGEKGHEGHAHSGDAAADPHIWLDPVRYAQVAKGVGKALEKADPDHATTYKKNTTALVKELTTLDQDFRSGLKDRSSDTFITTHAAFGYLAERYGLRQEAISGLDPESEPSPARIKGLHSVAKKDKVNTVFFETLVSDRTAKTLAGDLHLRTDVLDPIEGIGDKSKGDDYIQVMRSNLKALQKALGTK; encoded by the coding sequence ATGAACATACGCCGCCTCAGGCCCACGACCGCCCTCGTCGGAGCCGCCGCACTCGGTCTGACCACCCTCACAGCCTGCTCCTCCGACGTCGGCGACGGAAGGACGGACGGCAAGCTGGACGTGGTGGCGTCGTTCTATCCCCTGCAGTTCCTCGCCCAGCGGATCGGCGGGAACGCCATCCATGTGTCCTCCCTGACCAAGCCCGGCGTCGAACCGCACGATCTGGAGATCAGCCCCCGGCAGACCGCCGATCTCAGCAAGGCGGGCCTGGTGGTCTACCTCAAGGGGCTCCAGCCCTCGGTCGACCGGGCCATCGGACAGGCCGAGCCGAAGCACGTCGCCGACGCCGCCTCGTACACCACGCTGGAGGACCACGGCACCGAGGTCGAGGGCGACCACGGGGGCGCGGACGCGGGCGGTCACGGGGGCGAAGGCGGTCACGGGGGCGAGGGCGAGAAAGGGCACGAGGGCCACGCCCACTCCGGCGACGCCGCCGCCGACCCCCACATCTGGCTGGACCCGGTGCGCTACGCCCAGGTCGCCAAGGGCGTCGGCAAGGCGCTGGAGAAGGCCGACCCCGATCACGCCACGACGTACAAGAAGAACACCACCGCCCTGGTCAAGGAGCTGACCACGCTTGATCAGGACTTCCGGAGCGGTTTGAAGGACCGTTCTTCGGACACCTTCATCACAACCCACGCCGCCTTCGGCTATCTCGCCGAGCGCTACGGCCTGCGGCAGGAGGCGATCTCCGGCCTCGACCCCGAATCCGAGCCCAGCCCGGCCCGGATCAAGGGGCTGCACAGCGTCGCCAAGAAGGACAAGGTCAACACCGTCTTCTTCGAGACCCTCGTGAGCGACCGGACGGCGAAGACGCTGGCGGGCGACCTCCATCTGCGGACCGATGTGCTCGATCCCATCGAGGGCATCGGCGACAAGTCCAAGGGCGACGACTACATCCAGGTCATGCGATCCAACCTGAAGGCCCTGCAGAAGGCGCTGGGCACCAAGTGA